A genomic stretch from Bacterioplanes sanyensis includes:
- the cyoE gene encoding heme o synthase, translating into MNDVVLKQPSRWQDYWALGKPRVVVVMLVCALVGALLARPVLPDLGQLTLAMLGIALASMGAAAFNHLLDQRFDQLMARTRRRPFAQQRLSTWQVSLYASALSLSGVFLLAWLINPLTAMLTAASLLGYALVYTAFLKHATPQNITIGGLAGAAPPLLGWTAVTGQLEGNAVLLVLIIFAWTPAHFWVLAIHRCEEYRHAGVPMLPVTHGDAFTRLQVWLYAWLTVAVTLLPFVTAMSCWLYLLLLLPLNARWIWFNWRVYRHRHDVKAPMQAFWFSIRYILWLFGALLLDHFVRF; encoded by the coding sequence ATGAATGACGTTGTTTTAAAACAGCCGTCTCGCTGGCAGGACTATTGGGCGCTCGGCAAGCCACGAGTGGTGGTGGTGATGCTGGTGTGTGCCTTAGTCGGTGCATTGCTGGCGCGGCCGGTTCTTCCCGATTTGGGTCAATTGACATTGGCCATGCTGGGCATTGCGTTGGCTTCGATGGGCGCGGCGGCATTTAACCATTTGCTCGATCAGCGCTTTGATCAGCTGATGGCGAGGACTCGGCGCCGTCCTTTTGCTCAGCAGCGTTTATCGACATGGCAGGTGAGTCTGTACGCCAGTGCGCTGTCACTCAGTGGCGTGTTTTTGTTGGCCTGGCTCATCAATCCGCTAACAGCCATGCTGACGGCAGCCTCGCTGCTGGGGTATGCCTTGGTCTACACCGCCTTTCTAAAACACGCGACGCCGCAAAACATCACCATTGGTGGCTTGGCGGGAGCGGCGCCACCTTTGTTGGGCTGGACCGCTGTTACTGGGCAATTGGAAGGCAATGCGGTGTTGTTGGTGTTAATCATTTTTGCCTGGACGCCGGCACATTTTTGGGTATTGGCTATTCATCGCTGTGAAGAATATCGCCACGCTGGGGTACCTATGTTACCGGTGACTCATGGTGATGCGTTTACCCGCTTACAGGTGTGGCTGTACGCTTGGCTCACGGTTGCCGTCACGTTGTTGCCTTTTGTCACCGCCATGAGCTGCTGGTTATATTTATTGTTGCTGCTGCCGCTCAATGCGCGTTGGATCTGGTTTAACTGGCGGGTGTACCGGCATCGACACGATGTAAAAGCGCCGATGCAGGCATTTTGGTTTTCAATTCGCTACATTTTGTGGCTGTTTGGCGCGCTCTTGCTTGATCACTTCGTGCGATTCTGA